The genomic segment CGGGTGCACGGCGACCTGACCAACAGCGACATCATCACCGAGCAGACGTTCTGGGTCGGCGTCTACCCGGGCCTCACCAGCGAGATGATCGACTACATCGCGCAGAGCATCCGCGACTTCGTGGCCAAGAACTCCTGACCCGCGTCGTCGCCGTACCGTCACAACGATTCCCGGTCGAGGAGAGCCATGCGCGTGCTGTTGACCAGCCATGCCGAGAAGACGCACTTCATGAGCATGGTGCCGTTGGCGTGGGCGTTGCAGGCGGCGGGACACGAGGTGCGGGTGGCGAGCCAGCCCGTGCTGACGGAGGTCATCACCAACGCCGGGCTGACCGCCGTCCCGGTCGGCAAGGACCATCTGCTGGACGCGATGATCGAGGCGAACAAGACCGTCCCCGACGCGCCGGACTTCGAGCTGTGCCAGATCGATCCCGACGCGCTGACCTGGGAACACGTCCGGTGGGGCTACAGCGACGTGGTGCCGTGGTGGTGGCGCGTGGTGAACGATCCGATGATCGGGGACCTGACGGAGTTCTGCCGGCAGTGGAAGCCGGACCTGGTGCTGTGGGAGCCGCTCACCTTCGCCGGAGCGGTGGCCGCCACCGCGTGCGGAGCGGTGCACGGCCGGCTGATGTGGAGCGTCGACGTCTTCGCCCGGATGCGCGGGCACTTCCTGCGGCTGCAGGCCGAGCAGCCGCCGGACAAGCGGGAGGACATCCTGGGACGCTGGCTGGGCTCCCGGGTGGCCCGCCACGGCGGCGCGTTCGACGAGGTGCTGACCACCGGCTACTTCACCGTCGATCCGATCCCGGATTCGCTGCGGTTCGACTCCGGGCTCGGCCTGGACCTGGACCTGCGCTACGTCCAGCAGCGGTACGTGCCGTACAACGGCCCGTCGGTCGTCCCCGACTGGCTGCGGCAGGGGCGGGAGAGCCTGGACCGGCCGCGGGTCGCGCTGACGCTCGGCACCTCCGCCATCGAGCGGTTCGACGGGTACGGGGTGTCGGTCGGCGAGCTGCTGGAGTCGCTGGCGGACCTGGACGTCGAGGTGGTGGCCACGCTGCCCCGGCGGGAGCGGGACGTGCTCGGCGGCCGGGTTCCGGACAACGTCCGGATGGTGGCGTTCGCGCCGTTGAACGCGCTGGCCGCGACCTGCTCGGTGGTGATCAACCACGGCGGTCCGGGCACCCTCTTCACCACCCTGATGAACAGCGTCCCGCAGCTCGTGGTGCCGAACATGTTCGACGAGCCGCTGCTGGCGAACTGGGTCGCGGCCCAGGGGGCCGGGTTGGCGGTTCCGCCGGCCGAGGTGACGGGGGAGCGGGTCCGGGCCGGGGTCGAGCGGCTGCTCGGTGACCCGTCGTTCGCGGCCGGCGCGCGCGGCCTGCGCGAGCAGATGCTGGCGCTGCCGACCCCGAACGACGTGGTGCCGGAGCTGGAGAAGCTGACCGAGGTGTACCGGGACGAGGCGCTGGCCGCCCGGGGCGGGCAGTGAACCGCCGCCGGCGGCGGACCTGAGGGGGCAGCATGCGCGTCCTGTTCACCGCGTACGCCGAGAAGACGCACTTCATGAGCATGGTGCCGCTGGCGTGGGCGCTGCAGACCGCGGGGCACGAGGTCCGGGTGATGAGCCACCCGGAGCTGACCGAGGTGATCACCGGCGCCGGGCTCACCGCGGTGCCGGTGAGCCGGGACCACCCGCTCTACCGGGTCAAGCGGATGGAGACCAGCCAGCGGCTCGACGTACCGTTGCTGGACCTGGCCGACCGCGACCTGGGCCGGTACGACTGGGCCGACCTGCGCGACGGCTACCGCCACCTGGTGCCCTGGTGGTGGCGGATGGTCAACGATCCGATGATCGCCGACGTGACCGAGTTCTGCCTGGCCTGGAAGCCGGATCTGGTGCTCTGGGAGCCGATCACCTACGCCGGTGCGGTCGGGGCCACCGCCTCGGGCGCCGTGCACGCCCGGGTGATGTGGAGCGTGGACGTGTTCGCCCGGATGCGCCGGCACTTCCGCCGGCTGCACGACGCGCAGCCGCCCGGTGAGCGGGAGGACGTGCTGGCCCGCTGGCTGGGCTCCCGGGTGGCCCGGTTCGGCGCGGAGTTCTCCGAGGTGCTGACGACCGGCCACTTCACCGTCGACACCATTCCCGACTCGCTGCGCCACGACCCGGCGCTGGGACTGGAGCTGGACCTGCGCTACCTGCCGACCCGGTACGTGCCGTACAACGGTCGGTCGGCCGTCCCGTCGTGGCTGCGGCAGCGGCGGTCGGAGCTGCCCCGGCCCCGGGTGGCGCTGACCCTGGGCACCACCGCGACCGAACGGTTCGACGGCTACGCGGTGTCGGTCGCCGACCTGCTGGACGCGCTGGCCGACCTCGACGTCGAGGTGGTGGCGACGCTGCCGCAACGCGAGCAGGAGGCGTTGGGGCGGGTGCCGGCCAATGTCCGG from the Solwaraspora sp. WMMD1047 genome contains:
- a CDS encoding activator-dependent family glycosyltransferase, whose amino-acid sequence is MRVLFTAYAEKTHFMSMVPLAWALQTAGHEVRVMSHPELTEVITGAGLTAVPVSRDHPLYRVKRMETSQRLDVPLLDLADRDLGRYDWADLRDGYRHLVPWWWRMVNDPMIADVTEFCLAWKPDLVLWEPITYAGAVGATASGAVHARVMWSVDVFARMRRHFRRLHDAQPPGEREDVLARWLGSRVARFGAEFSEVLTTGHFTVDTIPDSLRHDPALGLELDLRYLPTRYVPYNGRSAVPSWLRQRRSELPRPRVALTLGTTATERFDGYAVSVADLLDALADLDVEVVATLPQREQEALGRVPANVRLVTFAPLNALAATCSVVINHGGPGTLFTTALHSVPQLVVPNMFDEPLLAGWLAGQGAGLAIPRTEATGPRVREAVRRLLDDPALAAGARGLRAQMLAMPAPNDVVPELEKLTELYRDEARGR
- a CDS encoding activator-dependent family glycosyltransferase — translated: MRVLLTSHAEKTHFMSMVPLAWALQAAGHEVRVASQPVLTEVITNAGLTAVPVGKDHLLDAMIEANKTVPDAPDFELCQIDPDALTWEHVRWGYSDVVPWWWRVVNDPMIGDLTEFCRQWKPDLVLWEPLTFAGAVAATACGAVHGRLMWSVDVFARMRGHFLRLQAEQPPDKREDILGRWLGSRVARHGGAFDEVLTTGYFTVDPIPDSLRFDSGLGLDLDLRYVQQRYVPYNGPSVVPDWLRQGRESLDRPRVALTLGTSAIERFDGYGVSVGELLESLADLDVEVVATLPRRERDVLGGRVPDNVRMVAFAPLNALAATCSVVINHGGPGTLFTTLMNSVPQLVVPNMFDEPLLANWVAAQGAGLAVPPAEVTGERVRAGVERLLGDPSFAAGARGLREQMLALPTPNDVVPELEKLTEVYRDEALAARGGQ